The genomic segment CTGGGCCTGGGCGGCCTTCGCCGTCGCCATGATCACCGACATCTTCGACGGCCACCTGGCCCGGACGTACGACCTGGTCACCGACTTCGGGAAGATCGCCGACCCCATCGCCGACAAGGCGATCATGGGTGCCGCGCTGATCTGTCTGTCCTACCTCGGCGATCTGCCGTGGTGGGTGACCGGAGTCATCCTCGGCAGGGAACTCGGGATCACGCTGCTGCGTTTCATCGTCATCCGGTACGGAGTCATCCCGGCGAGCCGCGGCGGCAAGCTGAAGACCCTCACGCAGGGCATCGCCGTCGGCATGTACGTCCTGGCGCTGGAGGGGCCCCTGGCCACCCTGAGGTGGTGGGTGATGGCCGTGGCGGTCATCCTGACCGTAGTGACCGGACTCGACTATGTGAGACAGGCCATTGTGCTGCGCCGGAGCGGAACGGCCGAGCGCGAAGCCGCGGCGGAGGGAGCGGAACGTTGACCTCCACGGCCGCCGAAGTGCTGCGACTACTGACGGTGAGGGGCGAGACGCTCGCCGTCGCCGAGTCGCTGACCGGCGGTCTGGTCGCGGCAGCACTCACCGCGGCCCCAGGGGCCTCCCAGGCGTTCCGGGGCTCGGTCACCGCCTACGCCACCGAGCTGAAGCACCAGTTGCTCGATGTCGACGAGACCCTCCTGGACCAGCGTGGAGCGGTGGATCCGCAGGTCGCGGCCCAGATGGCGGACGGCGTCCGCAAGGCGCTCGGCGCCGACTGGGGAATTTCGACCACCGGGGTCGCCGGCCCGGAGCCGCAGGACGGCAGGCCCGTCGGCGTGGTCTATGTGGCCGTCGCCGGGCCGTCCGCAGCCGATTCCGGCGTATCAGGTGGCGGGAAAGTGTCGTCGTTGCGGTTGAACGGCGGCCGGGCGGAAATCCGTATGGAGAGTGTACGGAGCGTACTCGCACTGCTTCTTCAGGAGCTTGCGGGCGAACAGACCGGGAATGAGCGGGCACAGGATACGGAACAGAACGGGGGGACTTGATGTTTGCAGCCCTGAGTGAACACAACAGCGCTCCCCGCACGGCCGCAGCGCGAGGCGGTACGGTGGGGCGTGAAGGATGCGGCTACGCGGTCCGAGGAGGGAGCCACCGATGATTCTGCTCCGTCGCCTGCTGGGTGACGTGCTGCGTCGGCAGCGCCAGCGCCAGGGCCGTACTCTGCGCGAAGTCTCCTCGTCCGCCCGAGTCTCACTCGGCTATCTCTCCGAGGTGGAGCGGGGGCAGAAGGAGGCTTCCTCCGAGCTGCTCTCCGCCATTTGCGACGCGCTGGACGTACGGATGTCCGAGCTCATGCGGGAAGTGAGCGACGAGCTCGCCCTTGCCGAGCTGGCCCAGTCCGCAGCGGCCACCGAGCCGGTGCCAGCACCAGTGCGTCGACCGATGCTCAACTCCGTCTCGGTGGCCGGTGTGCCACCGGAACGGGTCACGATCAAGGCGCCCGCCGAAGCGGTGGACGTCGTCGCGGCGTGAGCCGCGTGTATGTGCGTGAGGTTCGGCGCGCGCCGGTGAAGAAGTAGAAGCGGAAGCGGGAGCCCCGGGCGGGGCCTTCAGGGAGACCTGGGGGCACCGGCCGGGGCTTCTGTGTTGCCTGCGGCTCCCGTTTGCCGGGGTGGTGGTGTGCGGTCATGGTGGAGGAGCGGGCTCGGGGCGTGCGCGCGATGCGTGCGTGCGGCCGCGGTAGAGCGCACAGAGTCGTACGGGCGCACAGGGTCGTACGGCGTCCCAAGAAACCGGAGCGTGCTGATGTACGTGGTGAAGAGCCCGCTGTCCGAGGCCGATCTGAAGACCGTCTCCGAGGCGCTGCAGGGCGCCCTGGTCGATCTCGTCGACCTCTCCCTCGTGGCCAAGCAGATCCATTGGAACGTGGTCGGGCCGCGCTTCCGCTCGGTCCATCTCCAGCTCGACGAGGTCGTGGACACCGCCCGGCTGCACTCCGACACCGTCGCCGAACGCGCCTCCACCCTCGGTGTCTCGCCGGACGGGCGGGCCGGGACAGTGGCCGGGAGCAGCGGTATCGGCGCGGCCCCGAACGGCTGGGTCAAGGACGCGGACGCCGTGGGGACCCTGGTGGACGCGCTCGGCGCGGTGATCACCCGGATGCGGACACGGGTGGAGAGCACCGCGGAGGCGGATCCGGTGAGCCAGGACATCTTCATCGGCATCACGGCGGATCTCGAGAAGCACCACTGGATGTTCCAGGCGGAGAACGGGTAGAGCGGCGGCGGACGCGAACGGGTGCCGGCCTGCCGCGCGCCTCGTGACCGGTGGATGCGGTGGGGGCGTGACGACGGCGGTGAGCGGCTGCGGGGCGCATCGGGTGCCCCGTGGGCGCGGTCCTCGTGAGGGGGCCGTGCGTCCCTGTGCCGGTGGTGCGCCCTCTCCGGCCGTGACGAGGGCCGTCTAGCGTCGTTCTGGGGGCCCGGAGGCCTTGGAGGTGGCGGCCATGCGAATAGTTCGCTGGGGGGCGGCTCTGGGTCTCGGTGCGCTGTGGTGGTGGGGTGTGCTGCGACTCGCGCTGGTGCCGGATGCCGGCGCGCTGGAGGGGGCGGTCGCGGCCGGAGGGTGGGGGCTGAGCCTGCTGCCTGTGCACTGCGTACCGAAGGGGCGGGCGCTGGGACGGTCGGGGGGCGCGTCAGGGGGCGCGGGGGGTGGCCCGGTTCTGGAGGACGCGGTGGGGGCCGTGGTCACCAGGGCATGGCCACCCCGCCGTTCGGACGGAGGATCTGGCCCGTGGTGAACGCGGACGCGTCGGAGGCGAGGTGCAACACGGCGTGTGCGATGTCCTCGGGCTCGCCGACCCGGCCCAGCGGTGACAGCCTGGCCATGAAGGACTCCGTCCTCGCCTGTGCCTCGCCGCCGTTGCGGTCGGTCATGGGTGTGCGGATCCAGCCCGGCGCCACCGCGTTGACGCGGATGCCGTGCGCCCCGACCTCGGTCGCCAGGGTCTTCGTCAGCTGGACCACCGCCGCCTTGGTCACGCCGTAGCAGAGCAGCCCCGGGCCGCCGGTGTCGACGGCGCCGGAGGCCATGGTGACGATGCTGCCGCGCGTCCCGTCGGTGATCATCCGGCGGGCCGCCTCCTGGCAGGCGTGGAGCACGCCCTTGAAGTTGACGCTCCACACCCGTTCGAGATCCTCGTCCCGGGTCTCCAATACCGGGCTGCTGTGCATGATCCCGGCGATGGCAGCCATCACATGGAGCCGCTCGCAGGCGGCCACCGCCCGCGCGAGCTGGGCGCGGTCGGTGACGTCGAGGTGGTGGATGTGGGCGGTGCCGTTGCCGGCCTTGATCAGGGTCGCCGTCTCGTGCAGGCCCTGTGCGTCGCGGTCCGCGCAGTGCACGGTGGCGCCGGCCTCGGCGAGCAGGACGGCCGAC from the Streptomyces sp. NBC_00310 genome contains:
- the pgsA gene encoding CDP-diacylglycerol--glycerol-3-phosphate 3-phosphatidyltransferase, encoding MTGAPASAAGGTSGAKGVTSASGVPGAPGAAGETRPVRGGKLGAAAVNQASLWNIANILTMVRLVLVPGFVMLMLMDGGYDPVWRAWAWAAFAVAMITDIFDGHLARTYDLVTDFGKIADPIADKAIMGAALICLSYLGDLPWWVTGVILGRELGITLLRFIVIRYGVIPASRGGKLKTLTQGIAVGMYVLALEGPLATLRWWVMAVAVILTVVTGLDYVRQAIVLRRSGTAEREAAAEGAER
- a CDS encoding CinA family protein, which encodes MTSTAAEVLRLLTVRGETLAVAESLTGGLVAAALTAAPGASQAFRGSVTAYATELKHQLLDVDETLLDQRGAVDPQVAAQMADGVRKALGADWGISTTGVAGPEPQDGRPVGVVYVAVAGPSAADSGVSGGGKVSSLRLNGGRAEIRMESVRSVLALLLQELAGEQTGNERAQDTEQNGGT
- a CDS encoding helix-turn-helix domain-containing protein, whose translation is MILLRRLLGDVLRRQRQRQGRTLREVSSSARVSLGYLSEVERGQKEASSELLSAICDALDVRMSELMREVSDELALAELAQSAAATEPVPAPVRRPMLNSVSVAGVPPERVTIKAPAEAVDVVAA
- a CDS encoding Dps family protein, whose translation is MYVVKSPLSEADLKTVSEALQGALVDLVDLSLVAKQIHWNVVGPRFRSVHLQLDEVVDTARLHSDTVAERASTLGVSPDGRAGTVAGSSGIGAAPNGWVKDADAVGTLVDALGAVITRMRTRVESTAEADPVSQDIFIGITADLEKHHWMFQAENG
- a CDS encoding SDR family NAD(P)-dependent oxidoreductase, with the protein product MPIPAYDLTGRTAFVTGAGSGIGRASAVLLAEAGATVHCADRDAQGLHETATLIKAGNGTAHIHHLDVTDRAQLARAVAACERLHVMAAIAGIMHSSPVLETRDEDLERVWSVNFKGVLHACQEAARRMITDGTRGSIVTMASGAVDTGGPGLLCYGVTKAAVVQLTKTLATEVGAHGIRVNAVAPGWIRTPMTDRNGGEAQARTESFMARLSPLGRVGEPEDIAHAVLHLASDASAFTTGQILRPNGGVAMPW